Below is a genomic region from Brassica oleracea var. oleracea cultivar TO1000 chromosome C9, BOL, whole genome shotgun sequence.
TTGTAATTATTAAACTATTTTTTATTTATTAAAACTATTTNNNNNNNNNNNNNNNNNNNNNNNNNNNNNNNNNNNNNNNNNNNNNNNNNNNNNNNNNNNNNNNNNNNNNNNNNNNNNNNNNNNNNNNNNNNNNNNNNNNNNNNNNNNNNNNNNNNNNNNNNNNNNNNNNNNNNNNNNNNNNNNNNNNNNNNNNNNNNNNNNNNNNNNNNNNNNNNNNNNNNNNNNCCCGGCCTCGACAGCGTCATGGTCGTGGTGGTACGGGAAGCCAGTCTCGGGATTCAAGCCATTTTCAGGATTCCCTTTCGCCCCCACAGCTCGTACCATACATCTCCCTGTGCTGCACCCGCTCCTGCTCCTCCGGGTCCTCCGGGCGTGATGAGTGTTGCGGAGTTGGTTCGACAGCCCGGTCGTGACCATCTTCCCTATCTCACTCCGTATCCACATGGACGGAGTCAAACATGGTAATTAAACATTTTTTTTTCATTAAAATTTGATTCATTATTAAGCGTTTGTTCTTTTTATTAGGTTCAACCGATCCGGGAACGGGATCAGCGCATGGATCAACCGTATGATGTACTCGGCCCTCGACAAGGGACATCCGACTTTCACTGACTTCCCTACCGACAAGCAGCATCTGTGGTTTCGGCAGTTTGCAGTAAGTATTCTAATTTTTTACTTATATTTTTTAATCTTTAATATAAATTTTCTACTAATTGTGTTTTTTTTTTAGCAAGAATTCAAGAATTCACCTGGAATTCCGATGAGACGCTCTTTATCTGTCACCACTTCGTCCATAAAGTTATGGACAACTACGGGAAGCAGATCCACGAGTGGAAAAAGAAGTGAGAAATCAATAAGGTTAGATTTAATTTATTAAACAATTTTTTAATTTATTAAAGTATTTTTTTAATTTATTAAACTATTTTCTTTTTTTATTATTAAAAGGTCACAAAGTCGATAAACAACACGGTCTGGACGGAGTTGTGTGNNNNNNNNNNNNNNNNNNNNNNNNNNNNNNNNNNNNNNNNNNNNNNNNNNNNNNNNNNNNNNNNNNNNNNNNNNNNNNNNNNNNNNNNNNNNNNNNNNNNNNNNNNNNNNNNNNNNNNNNNNNNNNNNCCGAACGAGGTGTTCCCGGACGTGCCAGACCCGTAGTTTTTTTTTTTTCCAAAAACTCGGAATGTTTTATTTTTATTTGTGAAACTTTGAATATTAATTAATATGATTTCAATTTTAATTTTAATTTTCTATTTTTCGAATTTAAATTTCAAAAATTTTATTTTTTTTTAAAAAAATAATATTTTTTACATTCCGAGGAATTGAACCCTCGGAATATACCGAGGGACATCTTCCTCGGAATATACCGAGGGACCCCGTTCCTCTGAATATACCGAGGGACATGTTCGTCGGAACTTCCGAGGATTGGACCATCGGAAAGTCCATCGAAATATCCCGACGAAGTTCTCCCTCGGTATATTCCGAGGAGCTTTCCGACGAACTGGTGGTCCTCAGAATTTCCTCGGAAATTTGTTTCCTCGGAATTCCGTCGGAAAATTCCGAGGGATTTCCGAAGAAAAATGAATTTCCGAGGAGTTATTTCCGAGGACTTGTTTCGTCGGTATGTCGTCGGAATAACGTTATTCCGACGACATACTGACAATTTTTTCCCTCAGTATGTCGATGTTTTCTTGTAATGTTTTAATAGTATTCATTGAAGCAAAAACAAATTTAAATCCATCACATATATTTAAATGAGGTAGAGTTAAGTAGCTTTTGATTTTTAATACCATTTGTATGATACTTAACCGTGGTTAAGCACGCGTATGTGGTCGGACGGTCAAGGCGTTCCTTGGATTTTTAAAGGGATCCGAGTTCGAATTTGCACCTCACCAGATTTCCACTCGCGTGACCACCGGAGCTTTCACATTCTTTCTCCGGAGAATAGTTTACCATTTTTTTTGAACCGTGGTTATGCGGGTTATTTATATTGACACCATTTATTAATCATGATTCATGCAAAATACATTGCTTTCATATCATGATTCATTGATATTATTTGTTGACTGCTTATTGGTCCTACTACACCTACACTATATATGATTAATTATGTCTTATATACACCCAACTTAAACATTAACATATGCACGGATGACGGTTGTTAGTGGCTACGCAAAATGGTCCTGAACCTAAGTTTCATATTCATTCATAAATACCCAATTGCACCACAACAGTTAAGGAGAAAAAGAAACATAATTAAATCTTCGGAGAAAAACTCTATGATAGTGCTTTTTTTTTTTTGTAACAAGGCTTTCTCTATGATAATGTTCATGACCAACAAAGCTTTCTCTATGATAATGTTCGTGACCAACAAGGTTTTTTGAGGTGGAAACCATTTTGGTCCAGTGGTATGATTAAAGGTAGTGGTATGATTAAAGGTTCATTAATGCTTTTACACTAGAATGTTTGAGTTTTGATCTCTAGAGAAAGCGGAATTATGCGAATTAATGGAAAAAAAACTTACAAGAGATCTGCAGTATGGCACAAGGAGTACCGTCAAGCGTGGATCCTATAGGACGGCTCAAGTGATGCAGTCAGGCGTGAATACTCATAAGGCATGTAGAATTGTCGGCTGTAAAATCGTCTATAATATTTTTCATAGTTTGTAATAATATAATTATCCAACGTTAACCAAAAAAAAAAAGGACCAACATATTGCTTGTGGATATTATAGTTTCCAGTATAAAATTAAAGGAAACTTTCAAGAGCTAATTAGCTCAATATACTTATAAGAGTGGGATACCATACAAATGGGGGAAAATGGTAGTGATGGGGAAAGAAAAATGGAAGGATTTAAGGTATGGATTGTAAATAGGGTATCTCTGGGATGTAAGAAGTACAATTGCTTAACTTTCAATAATGCACCTTTTCCTGGAAGTTAGAATACCATCTATCAAATCATTTTTATAATTTCGGTTTCGGACATCCTCGATTAAGTGACTTGCCCACTAGATCTTTCTATTATTTTACTTTTGTGACTTCCATCTTTCTATTTTCAGACTACGAAAAATTTGTTATAATGTAAATTCCATTATATGAATAAATTATTTATATTATAAAAATATACACCATATTGTTGAATTTTCAAAAGTCTGTAAAATCAAATTTTAAGGAAATAACAACTTGAAAGTACCTTCAGTTCTAAATTTCAAGATATATTGAAGAACGAAGTGAGTTTATTTAGTTATTGTAGTGAAGTAGAACTATGATAAGTTGTTTATTATAGCAAATGATGTATTTATGATTAAGCATTAAAGTATATTGGAAAACTCTAAAATCCATTATATATTTATATTTTTTTTTTAAATCCATTATATTGTGACAGAGTGATTATTCATTTTGCATCAGTTACGTGATATAATAATTTTGTACTGAATTAGTGATCAACCATAGATTGTATGTGGGTTGACGATTATAATTTTGATTGTGACAAAAATCGATTATCACTTATCAGGTTACAATGTTCAGTGATTTACTTTTGAGTTTTTGTTTATTTAGGTTATATTTGGTCACCATATACGCTGAAAAAAACAAGATAACCGAATTGTTAATTTAATATCAAATATACAAAGACAAAAATGAGATTTTAATCGCAATCGCATTTAAAGATTTAAAGATGGAAATATTTATTTGTAATACCAAACAAAAACTAGGTGACATGGATATATATGTGCTCAAGAAGTTGTCTACGTAGCTATAGTATGGTCTCCCATTTCTTCAATGGCACCACCTACTCGGTCCAGCCATTTTTATTGACACGAGGAGAAATATACCATTATCATAATAAATATCAATAAGTGAAACTAATAAATACCAATAATACCAGGCAGTACACCAGTCTCGACGCTCTTCCATCTTCCACCCTCCACACCAAACGACAAATTGATCTCTATTCTTTTTTTCTTTGGGAAGAGGGGTTAAAATGTCAGATAAATCGTTCCCGCATGTGTCAAAAGTAAGAAGCTAAATCAAAATATTTATGTCAACATGGAGCAGAACCTACCTTGAGGATTTTAGCTCATCATTTTCTAAAACTATTTTCAGTATATTTTGTCATTAAAAAACTCTATAATATATTTAAAATTTATTTCAATGTATTCTTCTAAAATAACATTCTCCTAAATATAAATTAAAATATAGTCATATTATTTCTTCATCTAAATATAAAAGAAAAAAAATTATCTTTATTTAAAAAAAATAGAAATAAATTGGAATATATTTACGTTTAAATGATATTCCTTCCATTTTTAATAGGTGACATGTGAGAATATTTTATTTATTTCAAATTAGATGACGTTTTTAAATTTCAATACAAATTTATTAAATTTACATAATGATGATTCTTTATATTATGCATTGTGTTTTTATTGGCTGAATTATGATTAGGTGTATAATTAATGATGTTTTTGTTTTAAAAATATAAAATTAAATATTTTCCTAATTTCTGTGCATAAATATAAAACGTCAAGTAATAAAAAAACGGAGGGAGTAATATAAATAAATATAGAAATGATTTGGAAATACTTTAATTATTGTCTCAAAAGAGTTATGCTGATTTTTTTTTAAACAATTCATATGTCTTTCAGTGATTATCCATTCCACACAAATTTCGTTGTATATTAAATATTTTTTTTGTAAACATAGAAATATGCATCTATTTAGATATACAACTAATAAATAGTAATTACATAATTTTGATTTTAGCTATATCAAAAAGGCCAAATAATGATTTCATTTAAAAATGATAATAACCAATAAACATAATTATGAAATAGATTGTCTGTAATAAATCTATTTTGAAGATTATAATTTTGGTTGAGATCTATGTTTGTTACATATCCAGAATTAAAACATGTTATATAATCTCGTAGTTCCAATATATTATTCAGTCCTGAAACTTCTAAACATTGATGGTCTTTTATAAATTTTCTATCTGAATCGATTTTTTTTTTTTTTGTAATTGTTTTGTTTCAAGATGTCCGCAGTTGTACTTGATATTTAAATGAAAAAAGATATATGCAAGATATATATGAAAAAAACATGAATGAAAAGTTGCTACTCTTTCGGATATTAGCTAAAAAGCCGTCGTCATCTTGTCAGCCGTTAGGTAAGCCATTTATTTTCATGAAAGAAAGCTGTTTTGGAATTGGAGCAGAAAGATTGTTTTTTAAAAAGTGAAAGAAAAACAAACAAGAAATTTGAAGGATTTTTACCAAAAAAGAAATTTGAAGGATGAGGATAGGAAAAAATACTTTCCATATCGACTTTAACCGAGGTTCTCTATTGAGAAAAACATCATCTCTGTTTATCGTCATCATCAATTTGATTTAATTTTGACTGAAAAACACTCATATTCATAGATGTTTGGTGCATCTGAAACATGAAAAACAATAACATTGGAATAGCAAGTTATAAAGTTAGCTAAAACTAGTAAAATTTAAACAAAATAAAAACTACCCACATTTCGCTGCATGCTACAATTTAATACTTGACAACCAAGAAATTCAAGTTATAAACTTCTGGCCAGAAGTTGGATGGGATGAGTCATAAGTGTAATGGCACCTAAAATAAAGAGAAATATAATCATACTAAATAGCTGAAAAATACATATCATAATTAAAAGTCGTCTTTATTGTTCTTAATAAGTTAATGCAAGGATTAGTAGGACAAGAATAAAAATAAAACAGATGGAACGTATCCAATTGAAACGTGGATACATTGCTAGGAAGGAATTGTCACAAACTTATATTCATAACGTGTAGCTAACACGGGTCCCCCGTTTACTCTCGAGTCATCGAAGGTGTCTCTAAAACATCGCGTACTGTGTGCTAAACGGGGCGTAGTTTGTTTAACTATTTTCGGAATACTAGCTGCGCTTCTATGAAACGGGACGTAGCTCTTTGGGTTTCAGCTTCTTCTTTTTTTGTTGACGTAGTTTTTAAGTTTTGAGGACAAATTAAGGGTTTAAGAGTAATTACCAAAAGAACAATCAAGGAAATTGTTTAAGAAATGAACAATATTTTTAATTGTTTAAGCACTTAAAGGAACCTTTACAGAAAGCCAGGCCAACTATTGTCGTTTATGTATGACATGATTAACCTAACCTAAAGCAAAAGCATCTATTTGTTTCACTATTGGCCATTGCTTTTTGACGAGAGAGATATATGCTCATTCTACTCCAAAAGTCCAAACTTTTGATCGGGGATCCATGGATTTGATGTTTATTTTCAGCACGTGGATAACACCTACAAACTTGATTGGTGATGCAGATAAATATTTGAAATATTTCTAAATATTTATTATTTAGTTTATTAATTATTTAGATAATTATCTTTATTATTTTAGGATTTTATGGTGTTTTTATATATAGCCGTCTAGGCTTAAGTTTGTATTAAATTTATGAGTTTATTAATAAAAGTTAAGAGATTTTTTTTTAATCCTTGTTTTTGGCTAGATCATTGGTGATCTCAACGAATTTAAAAAGACATTGATCTTAGTTATTCTTAGACTAAATAAGATCTTTGTGTTATTCTAGTTTTCCGGATATTCTCAGAATCAACGGATATCTAGTTCTATCTTATAAAGCTTCCGTTACATCAGTTGGAATCAGAGCGGGTTTTTTTTGGTTTCTTAATCAAAACTCGATTCTGGAATCATGGAGAATTTGTTCGTTGAAAGTGAAGAAATCGTTTACATAGAAATTATTGGCGATCCTGTTTATGATATCTACTATGACGATAACATAAACTTCATCAACGATCAGTTATCAAGAGACGTGGCTGTAAATCAAAGTCAAAGCATGATATCAAGAGAAGAAGTCCACGTGTGCAGCCATTCCAAGCCCATTGAAGGTGTGTTCGTAAGGAGCATGGAGATATCAGGGGCTTTGTCTCTTTATCATAACGAATACATGAAGATAAAATTTCAGATCCTTGTGATGTGCTTTGCTATGGTAGATGTGAAGATCAAATTGATGGTGCAAAAGAATTATATTATTTATTTGATGGATATTATCGATGGAAGGCCATGGAAAAAGAAAAATATGTGTGTCATGGTCAAGGTTTGGGGATCGAAGACCACGGTTAAGATTCGAGGAATCCTCTTCAACCCGGAGAGAATGATGCAGATAAATATTTGGGATATTTCTAAGTATTTATTATTTAATTTATTACTTATTTAGATAATTATCTTTATTATTTTAGGTTTTATGATGTTTTTATATATAGCCGTCTAGGCTTAAGTTTGTATTCAGTTTATGAGTTTATTAATAAAAGTTAAGAGATTTCTCTTTAATCCTTGTTTTCGGCTAGATCATTGGTGATCTCAACGAATTTAAGAAGACAATGATCTTTGATATTCTTAGACTAAATAAGATCTTTGTGTTATTCTAGTTTTTCGGGTATTCTCAGAATCAACGGATCTCTAGTTCTATCCTATAAAGTTTCCGCTACATCAATTGGCTCTCCTGGAGTCTATGTCATATACTTTTGATCTTTTAAAAGGTTTTATATATATATGTGTGTGTCAGTGTGTGTGTTATTTTTTAAAGACGTTTGTTATTTGGAAATCAACAACAAAACAAAAATCCATTCACATAACTATTCTTTATATTAATAGATTTCCAATGTCAAAGAACATAAATTATTGTAGATTAATGAAAATCTATATGCAGCAGAGTTTTTAGTTTGTATGTATGTTAAGAGTAAAGTTGTTCATCAGAAACATAGCGCAATGTAACCATTTATTTTGAATCTTTGTAGTTGAGATAACAATGTATGTTATATTGTCATAAATGAAATGTAAGTATCATATGAGATTTGATCCATTCGTAATAAACAAAAAAAAAACAATTTAGTGGTTTAACAGTAACAGACCACAGAAAAAAATCAACATAAATTAGAATCAAAACTTGGTTTCTAAAATTTCACATTATTGTTGTCCTGGCACAAAACGACAGCCTTTCCCTAACGTTTTCACATCAGAAGACATGCATTTTTAGTGTCTGTATATACACGTCGTATAAATCTACTCTCTCTTTTCTCGGTCTTTCACTATATATAGCTACGCATTTTAGTATAGTCTCACAACAATTTTCCAGAGTGAGAGAGAGAGAGGGAGAGAAGAAGATCACACTTAATTTCCTCTTGCCTCTCTTCTTCTTCTTTGATTTTTCTCGGTAATACATAATTTCGCTCTCCGTTCTCAGAAAATAATTTTGTTGCTGTTGTTATTCTTGGTTTCTCCGACTCTTTCCACTTGAACCAAGTTCGACAGGTAAGTAAATCACTCCATACCTTTTAAAATCTTGTAGAGTATACTACAAAGATGTATATACATACACATTTATATATATATAGATATCTAATGATGAATATGGGGAAGAAAACCCTATATCAAGAAATGAAAAAAAGAAGTTTTTGAGAATTAGATATATTTAGGCCGTCATAGTCGATTAGTTTTTAATGGAGTTTCTCAAAATATAGTTTAGCATTGAAAAATATTGACCATCAAGAAAATGACATGTTTGCTGAAAGTCTCTCATAGAAAAATCGATCATATTCTTCTCTTTTCTTTTTCTTCAATTTATGTTTTTTTTTTATTATATTGTTTCTAAGAAACTCATGGAACTACTCTCCCATTGTGCATGCTCGTAGTTCTCTAATCGCTGTCGCATTTGCATAGCTGTGTTAAACAATTTTTTCTAAAACCAATATGAAGTTTTGATTGGAGGTTAATTTATCTTTGTGACATGTCTATATAAGTAATTAGTATAATGTTTAATTTTTGTTCATAGAAATTAAAGAGGGGGGAAATGAGTAGAGGTGGCGGAGAAATGGAAGAGAGACTGCTAAATGCGTCAGAGACAGAACAGAGGAGAGAGAGTCTCTACTTGAGAAAGAAGATTTGGAGTGAAGTAAGAAAGATGTGGAGAATAGCTTTACCATCAACTTTGTTCAGAGTGATGTCGTTTGGTTGCATAGTGGTAGCTCAAGCCTTCATTGGCCACTCCAGTGAAACGGGTCTTGCTGCTTATGCTCTCATTCAGAGCACTTTCATTCGTTTCATCTATGGTGTTATGGTAAGCACCTTACAGTCCATGATCGGTTTAAATCCAGGTGACGACATATCGACATCTCTAGTATATATCATCATATGTTAGAATAGTACAAACATTTCTCATTATAAAAATAATTGTAAACGGAAACATGCATAACACAAAGAAAAGTAAGGAAAAAAATACTTTTGTGAAAACACTAAACTAAAACGTGGTGGTTGATTTGAAGGTAGGAATTAAGACTTTTTCTTGTGAACCTTTAGGTTCACCAACCAATAGAAAGTTGTTATTTTAGATCTAGTATATTTTAATTAAGGAAACAAAATAACTTGCCAAATTATATTATGCTTTTAAAATAAAAAATAAAAAATTAAATAAATAAAAATAACAATAGTTCTAAAAAAATATTATTTAAAAAAAATATTTATTTTTAAGATTTAGAGTTTAGGGTTTAAGATTTATAATTTAGAATTTATCCAAATGTTTAGTGTTTTTCCAAGGGTTTAGGGGTTTACCCAGGGATTTAGGGTTTACCCAAAAATTTAGGGTTTAGTATTTGAGTTTAGGGTTTAGTATTAGAGCTTAGGGTTTAGTGTTTTGTTGACAACATGTTTAGTGTTTTTCCAAGGGTTTAGGGGTTTACCCAGGGATTTAGGGTTTACCCAAAAATTTAGGGTTTAGTATTTGAGTTTAGGGTTTAGTATTAGAGCTTAGGGTTTAGTGTTTTGTTGACAACATTTTTTTTTTTTGAATTCGTTTTTTATATATTATTTTTATTTATTTTTAAATTTTATTTTGAAAAAATAATATAATTTGCAAGTTATTTGGTTTCCTTAATTAAAAGATACTAGATTTAAAATGACAATTTTCTATTGGTTGGTAACCCAAGAATAACTCTTAAATGTTCTAATATATAGTAAACGGGAAAAAGATTAAACATCTATTTCACATCGTTTATTGCAAAACCAAAAATAAAAAAATAAACAACGAATGAGTATCGTTATGATGGAAACAATATTGTATGATTGAAACGCATGTGTGTATAAAAAATGGTTTTTTTTTTTGTGTTAGGCCGGTATGTCGAGTGCGACGGAGACGCTATGTGGACAAGCATACGGAGCACAACAATACCACATGATGGGGATATATCTACAACGTTCTTGGATAGTAGACACCTTTACAGCCACTCTCTTTGTCCCTTTCATCATCTTCGCGGGTCCTATTCTTCGGTTACTTGGCCAAAACATTGAGATCACCAAGACCGTAGACGAGATCTACCCTTGGGTCATTCCTTATCTATACAGCATCGTTTTCACCATGACAATCCAAATGTATCTCCAAGCGCAGATGAAGAACGCCATCATAGGCGTTCTCTCGACCGTAGCCTTGGTTGTGGACATTGTGGCCACGTGGTGGTGCGTGAGCGTGATGGGAATGGGAATCCATGGTGCGCTTCTAGGACTTAATATAAGCTCGTGGACAGTGGTAATAGCCGAGTTTGTGTACGTGTTTGGAGGGTGGTGCCCGCATACTTGGACAGGCTTCAGCACTGCTGCTTTTGTTGATCTTTTCCCAATGCTCAAGTTATCCATTTCCTCTGGATTCATGCTTTGGTAAGTTTTTTTTTCAGGGTAAAACATGATGACTAATGACTCTTCTTGTGTTATATTTATTTATTTTTATTTTTTTGCTTTGGACAGCTTAGAGTATTGGTATATGAGCATCATTGTCTTAATGTCTGGATATACAGAGGATGCCAATATTGCAATTTCTGCATTTTCCATATGGTATTACTTACAATCCTCACGAAATTAAATATCTAATGTTATTATACCATTTAAAAACTACATCCTCAATCCATTTTACAGCCAATATATATACACTTGGGAGATGAACATAAGCTTAGGCTTGTTGGGTGCAGCATGGTATGTAAACTATCTACACTAATTTTAAGATATTTTGTATTAGATTTATTTGTTAATACTATATTATATGTTGCAATCTATTAATCAATGTAGCGTACGAGTAGCAAACGAATTGGGAAAAGGAGATGCCGACGGAGTGAGATTCTCGATAAAAGTGGTGCTTGTGGTATCAGCGGTGATTGGTGTGTTATGTTCTATTCTGTGCTTAGCATTTGGTGGTCAGATTTCGTATTTGTTCTCCGATAGCCACCAAGTTTCAGACGCAGTCGCTGATCTCTCCATCGTCCTTAGCCTATCCATACTCTTAAACATCGTCCAACCCATTCTCTCTGGTTAGTAAATACTCAAAACCCTTTTATTATATATATATATATATATATATATATATATTAATATAAGGTATAAGTATAACTAAAAGTTCTATTCTAACCACAAAAAATACTTTTGAATATAAACAGGAGTAGCTATTGGAGCAGGGATGCAGAGTGTGGTAGCATTTGTGAACTTAGGAACTTATTATGGAGTTGGTATTCCCTTTGGGTTCATCCTTATCAACATTTTCCGTTTTGGTGTTAAGGTCCGTAACTCTAAACTCTTACATGGTTTCACTAGTTATTAGTTTTTTTTTTAATGAATGTTAAATTTATTCAACTAAAAAACTATTTTACTATGAATATTTTTTTTTGTATCAAAGTGTAGTTGGAAAGGGAAAAAATTTCTTAAAAGAATTTATATGTCAATTATTATTAGTTTATAATCATTATAAAAACTATTTATATTCTAATTAACCAATATTGTATTCGTTTAATTGCAGGGACTGTGGTCAGGAATGCTGGTTGGAGTTGGTATTAGGGCTGGGCAAAAAACCCGGATCCGAAAAACCGAACCGAACCCGATCCGAAAAAGTAGTATCGAATCCGAACCGAAATTGATTAAATATCCGAATGGGTTCAAAAATTTGGTATTTAGAGAACCGAAACCGAACCCGATCCGAACCGAAATATTTCGGGTACCCGATTATATCCGAAATTGATTTATATACCTATATATATTAATTATTTTTAGATTTAATATATATTAAGAACATCAAAATATATAAGATACTTTTAACTTATCCAAAATACTTATAAATATATACAAATAGTCAAAAGTAACATGGCTAAAATAGCTAAAGTATACTCAAAACACCAACAATACTTATTGATTCTCAATCCAAATATTCAAACCAAACCAATTTATATGTTAATTTTAGGTACTCTGACATATGCTATTCAAATTTATATGTAATATATTGTTTTGTTTATAGATTTTGAGAAATTTAAAGTATATAATGAATTTTAAAAATTTTAAAATAATTTAAATGGGTTATCCGAACCCGAACCGAACCCGCAAAGATCCGAACCGAACCCGAACCGAAATTTAGAAATACCCGAATGGGGCTGAAATCTTTGAACCCGAAAACCCGAAACCCGAATAGACCCGAACCGAACCCGAATGGGTACCCGAACGCCCACCCCTAGTTGGTATGCAAACGTTGATATTGTCTTATGTTATTTACAAAACTGATTGGGAAATGGAGGTAATTTACTTTGTCTTTTACTCCTTAATTAATTCGATTGAGCACAAACTCAATATATTAAAAGTTGAATTTGACCTAATTACAGGTTAAGAAGACGAACGAGCGTATGAAAACCTGGACTCTAAAGTCACCTTCTGTAGAACCGAGTACTAT
It encodes:
- the LOC106313682 gene encoding protein TRANSPARENT TESTA 12-like, with product MSRGGGEMEERLLNASETEQRRESLYLRKKIWSEVRKMWRIALPSTLFRVMSFGCIVVAQAFIGHSSETGLAAYALIQSTFIRFIYGVMAGMSSATETLCGQAYGAQQYHMMGIYLQRSWIVDTFTATLFVPFIIFAGPILRLLGQNIEITKTVDEIYPWVIPYLYSIVFTMTIQMYLQAQMKNAIIGVLSTVALVVDIVATWWCVSVMGMGIHGALLGLNISSWTVVIAEFVYVFGGWCPHTWTGFSTAAFVDLFPMLKLSISSGFMLCLEYWYMSIIVLMSGYTEDANIAISAFSICQYIYTWEMNISLGLLGAACVRVANELGKGDADGVRFSIKVVLVVSAVIGVLCSILCLAFGGQISYLFSDSHQVSDAVADLSIVLSLSILLNIVQPILSGVAIGAGMQSVVAFVNLGTYYGVGIPFGFILINIFRFGVKGLWSGMLVGVGMQTLILSYVIYKTDWEMEVKKTNERMKTWTLKSPSVEPSTITTRDEERK